A stretch of the Amycolatopsis sp. BJA-103 genome encodes the following:
- a CDS encoding gluconokinase, protein MTVIVVMGVSGSGKTTVGTELAARLGVDYAEADTFHPQANIDKMSSGHPLNDEDRQPWLEAIAGWIRDHQDSGGVVTSSALKYRYRDVLRSGGDVWFLHLHGDRALLADRMKTRSGHFMPVSLLDSQLADLEPLQPDEFGFVADIAKKPEEIVDTTLAAFKDR, encoded by the coding sequence ATGACCGTCATCGTGGTGATGGGTGTTTCCGGCTCGGGCAAGACGACGGTGGGCACCGAACTGGCCGCCCGGCTCGGCGTCGACTACGCCGAAGCGGACACGTTCCATCCTCAGGCGAACATCGACAAGATGAGCTCCGGCCACCCGCTGAACGACGAAGACCGGCAGCCGTGGCTCGAGGCCATCGCCGGCTGGATCCGGGACCACCAGGACTCGGGCGGTGTCGTCACCTCCTCCGCGCTCAAGTACCGCTACCGCGACGTCCTGCGCAGCGGCGGCGACGTCTGGTTCCTGCATCTGCACGGCGACCGCGCCCTGCTCGCCGACCGGATGAAGACGCGCTCCGGCCACTTCATGCCGGTGTCCCTTTTGGACTCCCAGCTCGCCGACCTCGAACCGTTGCAGCCGGACGAGTTCGGGTTCGTCGCCGACATCGCGAAGAAGCCGGAAGAGATCGTCGACACCACCCTCGCCGCCTTCAAGGACCGCTGA
- a CDS encoding FadR/GntR family transcriptional regulator: protein MLDALGSAIANGQLPPGSVLRSEELQERFGASRTVAREVVRVLETMCLTSSKRRVGMTVREPRDWNHYDPRLLRWQLDGSERKTALRTLTELRSGVEPCAARFAALRATPEEGGRLRALAKRLEETAHQRDLATFLGHDVAFHDLLLTASRNPMFAQLSAVVAEVLAGRTGHGLMPEEPQPEAVALHVEVAAAVDAGDPDRAERAMRDIVIQARDEMAALLDG, encoded by the coding sequence ATGCTCGACGCACTCGGCTCCGCGATCGCGAACGGGCAACTGCCACCGGGTTCCGTGCTGCGCTCGGAGGAGCTCCAAGAGCGGTTCGGCGCGTCGCGCACGGTGGCGCGCGAGGTGGTGCGCGTCCTCGAAACGATGTGCCTGACCAGCAGCAAACGCCGGGTCGGGATGACCGTGCGCGAGCCGCGTGACTGGAACCATTACGACCCGAGACTGCTCCGCTGGCAACTCGACGGATCCGAGCGGAAGACCGCGCTGCGCACGCTGACCGAGTTGCGCTCCGGCGTCGAACCGTGTGCGGCCCGGTTCGCGGCGCTGCGCGCGACGCCCGAAGAAGGCGGCCGTCTCCGGGCTTTGGCGAAGCGGCTGGAAGAGACGGCGCACCAGCGTGATCTCGCGACCTTTCTCGGGCACGACGTCGCTTTCCATGATCTTCTGCTGACCGCGTCGCGGAATCCGATGTTCGCGCAGCTTTCCGCCGTCGTCGCCGAAGTGCTCGCCGGGCGCACGGGGCACGGGCTGATGCCCGAGGAACCGCAGCCCGAGGCCGTCGCGCTGCACGTCGAGGTCGCGGCCGCGGTCGACGCCGGTGACCCTGACCGGGCCGAACGCGCGATGCGGGACATCGTCATCCAGGCGCGTGACGAGATGGCCGCCCTTCTGGACGGATGA